The proteins below are encoded in one region of Thermothelomyces thermophilus ATCC 42464 chromosome 1, complete sequence:
- a CDS encoding uncharacterized protein (Contains conserved domain SET[pfam00856], SET domains are protein lysine methyltransferase enzyme) — protein MSRALLETSTGIFRFQLRVPESPQRGHDLPDPWEGPEQCHAGFCLFSNPEAGGGLSLITTPRIAHLIATSKEIPESTGIEPEAFYEAEVPSKGSGLIANRTIRKGEVIMQRGPVLLIQSVPHIDLEPGRRLELYQAAVDRLPEPMRSRFLRQTGDTVYDKVEKNSFRVFLDGDRKHSIHLGLFPDVSKFNHDCRPNVHYRISDLTHTTVAVRDIPAGEELTISYIYGLKPRAERLEQLSEWGFMCTCPQCALSEPEAGASDNRIRQIKMLEDEIEELVAKGAPLLRPELGARLVELYREKRLDAYMAPALTRAALLYSMFGHEERAREYAREAVGALEREVGPRAGDLGPMRALARDPKSHWSWAVKVTSGDKKAAAAAAAAGRRRNGTLGARSGGERARLGKGKREKEKGVRG, from the exons ATGTCCCGCGCCCTTCTTGAGACATCGACGGGCATCTTCCGGTTCCAACTTCGGGTTCCCGAGAGCCCGCAGCGAG GGCACGACCTTCCAGACCCGTGGGAGGGGCCAGAGCAGTGTCACGCAGGGTTCTGCCTCTTCTCGAACCCGGAGGCAGGGGGCGGCCTGTCCCTGATCACGACACCCCGCATAGCCCACCTGATCGCCACCTCGAAGGAGATTCCCGAGAGCACGGGAATCGAGCCAGAAGCCTTTTATGAGGCCGAGGTCCCAAGCAAGGGGAGCGGGCTGATCGCCAACCGAACGATCCGCAAGGGCGAGGTCATCATGCAGCGGGGGCCGGTCCTGCTGATCCAGTCAGTCCCGCACATAGACCTCGAGCCCGGGAGGCGGCTGGAGCTGTACCAGGCCGCCGTCGACCGGCTGCCGGAGCCGATGCGGTCCCGGTTCCTGCGCCAGACCGGCGACACGGTCTACGACAAGGTCGAGAAGAACTCGTTCCGCGTCTTTCTGGACGGCGACAGGAAGCACTCCATCCACCTCGGTCTCTTTCCCGACGTGAGCAAGTTCAACCACGACTGCCGGCCAAA CGTGCACTACCGTATCTCGGACCTCACGCACACCACTGTCGCGGTCCGCGACATCCCCGCGGGCGAGGAGCTGACCATCTCGTACATCTACGGCCTGAAGCCGCGGGCGGAGCGCCTCGAGCAGCTGAGCGAGTGGGGGTTTATGTGTACGTGCCCGCAGTGCGCGCTCTCGGAGCCCGAGGCGGGCGCGTCCGACAACCGGATCCGGCAGATCAAGATGCTTGAGGACGAGATCGAGGAGCTCGTGGCCAAGGGGGCGCCTC tgcTCCGGCCCGAGCTGGGCGCCAGGCTGGTCGAGCTGTACCGCGAGAAGCGGCTGGACGCCTACATGGCGCCCGCGCTGACCCGCGCCGCCCTGCTCTACTCCATGTTCGGGCACGAGGAGCGCGCGCGCGAGTACGCCCGCGAGGCcgtcggcgccctcgagCGCGAGGTGGGCCCCCGCGCCGGCGACCTCGGCCCGATGCGCGCCCTCGCCCGCGATCCCAAATCGCACTGGTCCTGGGCCGTCAAGGTCACCAGTGGCGAcaagaaggcggcggcggcggcggcggcggcggggaggaggaggaacggGACCTTGGGGGCGAGGTCTGGGGGGGAGCGGGCACGGCTGGGGAAAGGGAAgcgggagaaggagaagggtgTGCGCGGATGA
- a CDS encoding uncharacterized protein (Contains conserved domain SET[pfam00856], SET domains are protein lysine methyltransferase enzymes.): protein MAVTVTVTQQQQQQPQQPQASVAPSKPKAGMVPPRRLTKEELINTHNAHLKQQKSSPNAPRAVKQPVMSEAYPASTKSIRELEIIPLSELRAETHHRGKGIIVKLVSAPYVGAGAVSIAEDEFGNAVRLAIYNQPDSSILSGAPEGCVVAVKEPYYRSNGAPDDFIVCVDHPSDVVLLRFADPIIPEPLRLGPLLKTAEEWRNAGDRAFIEKDFPTSVFCYGEALQVSEDEGFRHAVYAKRANINLILGRYDAAKADALASRTGTSARDWRAYYNAGRAAYGLCEYRESEELLSRALEMAEPGSQHEKVLRELERCRARLREEATGEYDFAAMRASLGPRSVHMDRGSFLANTRVGESARHGGGRGLFATRDLAAGELVMVEKATLMPNQYEPSRASAALYALMVRQLCDNPSLAGPVLGLYDGGYARTGAEGTLVDGVPVVDVFLVESIRTKNCFSGPRSTVDDTRPGGGAGHVLPDGSPARRGMAKGLWVHSSRVNHSCVPNTMRSFVGDMLISRAARDIKAGEELFQQYVPVRTVVDVRNAQLRESWGFECACELCARESRSPEHMLARRKELVAAVERLCNKKVPGRELVPDAAIRAVDRLTRQLDDAHEPDLYADGIPRLTLVYPCNWLVAAHRGRKNHAKVVRYALQVLRCFGFRAPREPADQWDPRDMYAASGDATLMTVHVVATLRTLAEAYGALGRDDMARRCIDAAKLGYTIITGFENDLSTLDK from the exons ATGGCGGTCACGGTCACGGTcacacaacaacaacaacaacaaccacaaCAACCACAAGCGAGCGTGGCCCCGAGCAAGCCCAAGGCCGGGATGGTGCCCCCGCGGAGGCTGACCAAGGAGGAGCTGATCAATACGCACAATGCGCACCTCAAGCAGCAAAAGAGCTCGCCCAACGCGCCGCGGGCGGTGAAGCAGCCCGTCATGTCGGAGGCGTACCCGGCGTCGACAAAGTCGATTCGGGAGCTGGAAATT ATCCCACTGAGCGAGCTCCGCGCCGAGACGCACCACCGCGGCAAGGGCATCATCGTCAAGCTGGTCAGCGCGCCGTACGTCGGGGCCGGGGCGGTAAGCATCGCCGAGGACGAGTTCGGCAACGCGGTCCGGCTGGCCATCTACAACCAGCCCGACTCGTCCATCCTGTCGGGCGCCCCCGAGGGCTGCGTCGTGGCCGTCAAGGAGCCCTACTACCGGAGCAACGGGGCGCCCGACGACTTCATCGTCTGCGTCGACCACCCGTCCGACGTCGTCCTGCTGCGCTTCGCCGACCCCATCATCCCGGAGCCGCTCCGGCTCGGCCCGCTGCTCAAGACGGCCGAGGAGTGGAGGAACGCGGGCGACCGGGCCTTTATCGAGAAGGACTTTCCCACCTCGGTCTTCTG TTACGGCGAGGCGCTGCAGGTGTCGGAGGATGAGGGCTTCCGACATGCCGTGTACGCGAAGCGGGCCAACATCAACCTGATCCTGGGGCGGTACGACGCGGCCAAGGCGGACGCGCTGGCCTCGCGGACGGGGACGTCGGCGCGGGACTGGCGGGCGTACTACAACGCCGGGCGGGCGGCGTACGGGCTGTGCGAGTACCGCGAGAGCGAAGAGCTGCTGAGCCGGGCGCTGGAGATGGCCGAACCGGGGTCCCAGCACGAGAAGGTCTTGAGGGAACTCGAGCGGTGCCGGGCACGGCTGCGCGAGGAGGCGACGGGCGAGTACGACTTCGCGGCGATGCGGGCGTCGCTGGGGCCCCGGTCGGTGCACATGGACCGCGGCTCGTTCCTGGCCAACACGCGCGTGGGCGAGTCGGCGCGGCACGGGGGCGGGCGGGGGCTGTTCGCGACGCGCGACCTCGCGGCGGGCGAGCTGGTCATGGTCGAGAAGGCGACCCTGATGCCGAACCAGTACGAGCCATCGCGCGCGTCGGCCGCCCTCTACGCCCTCATGGTTCGCCAGCTGTGCGACAATCCGTCCCTGGCCGGGCCGGTGCTGGGCCTGTACGACGGCGGGTATGCCCGCACGGGGGCCGAAGGCACCCTGGTCGACGGCGTCCCCGTCGTCGACGTCTTCCTGGTCGAGTCGATCCGGACCAAGAACTGCTTCAGCGGGCCTCGGTCCACCGTCGACGACACCCGCCCGGGGGGCGGTGCCGGGCACGTCCTGCCCGACGGCAGCCCGGCCCGCCGCGGCATGGCCAAGGGCCTCTGGGTGCACTCCAGCCGCGTCAACCACAGCTGCGTGCCCAACACGATGCGGTCCTTCGTCGGCGACATGCTCATCAGCCGGGCCGCGCGCGACATCAAGGCGGGCGAGGAGCTGTTCCAGCAGTACGTGCCCGTACGGACCGTCGTCGACGTGCGCAACGCCCAGCTCCGCGAGTCGTGGGGGTTCGAGTGCGCGTGCGAGCTGTGCGCGCGCGAGTCCCGCAGCCCGGAGCACATGCTGGCCCGGCGCAAGGAGctggtcgccgccgtcgagagGCTGTGCAACAAGAAGGTGCCCGGCCGCGAGCTCGTCCCGGACGCCGCCATCCGCGCCGTCGACCGCCTGACCCGCCAGCTCGACGACGCCCACGAGCCGGACCTGTACGCGGACGGCATCCCCCGCCTGACGCTCGTCTACCCCTGCAACTGGCTCGTCGCCGCCCACCGCGGCCGCAAGAACCACGCAAAGGTCGTCCGCTACGCCCTCCAGGTCCTGCGCTGCTTCGGCTTCCGCGCGCCCCGCGAGCCCGCCGACCAGTGGGACCCCCGCGACATGTACGCCGCCTCGGGCGACGCCACCCTCATGACCGTCCACGTCGTCGCCACCCTCCGCACCCTCGCCGAGGCCTACGGCGCCCTCGGCCGCGACGACATGGCCCGGCGCTGCATCGACGCCGCCAAGCTCGGCTATACCATCATCACCGGCTTCGAGAACGACCTGTCCACCCTGGACAAATAG